The genomic stretch ttgagtgcattttatgttttatcaatcggtggaaacttcgctggataatgtgatatctaaactgtattatgtaattagattatattttatatctgtttgtttcccaaatattaaataaataatagttctgAATAGAAATTGtagtgaaaaaaatatctttcagGAATGGCCCGAACCGGACAGCACAGTGGACATTGAGACAGTCGGTGAACCGCAGCTGAAGAAGTTACAGCCGCTCCTCTGGCTCGAACTGACGGCGCTCTTCGACAGATACTCGCTGCCCTTCCACAAGAGGAAAACGCCGAAGAAGAAGCGGAAGGAAGGTTAGTACTCACCAAGGATTTCCATTAGGTTATATCACCGCGCTCCACTGTGGACTGTggataagaatttatttaaaaacagtgCGTTTGAAACTTTTGTCCCACTAACAAGCTCTCAATACATTGATTCCTTGAGTAGACTTAAATAGTTCTTCTTCCAAGGGTTAATAGGTTTACGCGCGGATAGAGTTCGTCCGAGTCATTTATTTTACCATATTAGGtgtcaattattataaagattggaataattttttggtatatttgtaGATTTCAAATGttctatcaatttttattttagaatttatagaCTGGAAAAATTGACAAAACCAAACTGTTTTTCTTTTACGATATTTCatccatatattattttaaaataatttcaacactaaaagtaaaagtaacaaatGACtggattttataataatcatgaaatacatatatagtcaTATTAGATGTTGGTGctactcttttgtttttttcactATATAGATTATACCTAAgtagtatattatttgtttaacagAAGGCACAGTATTCGGTGTCGCATTAGAAACTCTTCTCCGCAAAGACATGATCCTGTGGGAGGAGACATGGAGTTCGGTTCCGTCAGTTCTGCGAGCGCTTTCGTCCGCTCTGCGCGCGAGAACTAAAGATGAGGGCTTACTGCGAGTCCCTGGAAATAAACATAAGGTTAGTCAAACATTGTTAATctattaatcaaattaacttttgaaacaaatatgtttAACTAATTGAACTCGTTTCTTGAACATATGTGAAATTGATAAAATCCCATCTTAAACTTTACATCCTCGAGAGTTTGATTAATGAAATAGTCTTTCACTTTTCTTGGGGCTTACGGGTAGAGACGTATTCATGGACTGtattatgtaactaaaaataccatttttttatactGAAATGAGCAAATATTCACTTATAAATTtcttctattatataataaacagtcctgttttgtttttgtatttgtgTTCAGTGTCTGTTGAAAGACAATGAACCCAACAaacagacaacaacaacaacagcctgtaaattcccactgctgggctaaaagcctcctctccctttgaggagaaggtttggaacatattccaccacgctgttccaatgcgggttggtggaatacacatgtggatgaatttctatgaaatttgtcacatgcaggttttctcacgatgttttccttgaccgctgagcacgagatgaattataaagacaaattaagcacatgaaacagcggtgcttgcctgggtttgaacccgcaatcatcggttaagatgcacgcgttctaaccactgggccaaacCGTAAGCCAATGCTGTGCTGACGTCACGGTGCCGCAGGTGGAGGCGCTGTGCGCGCTGGTGGAGCGGCAGTGGTACGCCGACCGCGCGGGCGTGGAGGTGGCGCTGCGGCGCGCCACGGGACACGACCTCGCCGCCGTGTTCAAGCGCCTGCTGCGCGCGCTGCCGCAGCCGCCGCTCACGCAGGAGCTCATGCGCCTCTTCTACCACACCTACGGTGAGCCCGCCGCCCCTCATCCTGTTCTGGCTCTAGCCTTCCGAAACGCTAGGGTCACCCGCCTCATGGGAAGCCTCTAACGAGTTTACCGTATGAGATATTCCGTGACCTCAGTCTGTCACAGTCCGATAGTGTTCCTTACAACACATCAAGCTCATCCTGTGCTGGCTCTAGCATTCCGAGACGCttccatttatatattatcgatgccattttatatatttttccagCGCTATCTGGCGCGACCCAGGGACGCGCTCTGAACCTTCTGGTTCTGCTGCTGCCGGCGGAGCAGCGCGCCACGTTGCGGGAGATCCTGCGCCTCGTGCGGGAGATCGTGGCCATGAGCGACACCAACAAGATGAGCGAGCACAACGTCGCCATGATCATCGCGCCCACGCTGTTCCCACCCAGGTCGGTGCTGACGATTGTATTCACTCATCGCTAGTGGATGAGACTCGCTACTTAAAGCGAAATGATTTGTAATTATTCAAATggtcaaaacaaaataactatcaggaaAGGAATCTGCCCCCCAGGAGTCACTGGATTTAGCCGTCTACTAAGAAGCATAATTAATGAAATCTCTGTATATTTCACAGTTTCCTGATCAAGGCGTCGGACAGCCTGGAGACGCAACTGGCGACGGCGGCGAACAGCTGCCACGTGACGGAGGCGCTCATGCGCTGGTGCGACCAGCTGTGGAGCGTACCCAACGCGCTGCTGGCAGCCGCGCGCCGCAAACCGCCGCCGCACCGCCGCCCGCCGCAGCCCTGAGCCGCGCGACCGCCCGGACCCGCCCGGACCCGCCCGAGCCGCGCCGGACCCGCCCGACCCGCGCCGGACCCGCCCGAGCCGCGCCGGACCCGCCCGACCCGCGCCGGACCCGCCCGAGCCGCGCCGGACCCGCCCGAGCCGCGCCGACGCCGCCCGAAGTAGCCCGAGCGCGCAGTGCCGCCGCGTCCGAGCGGCGATGAGTGATATCGTTATGTTTAGTAGATGCATATACTCTGTGTTAATTTGACCGTTAACGCATTTAGTGTGGTATACGACATGTGAATGAGATGCCAAATATGATATATCTTTTTTTCCATCGGTGTTATTTAGTACTATCGATAATTTTATTCCAGTTTTTTTTGAGGCTGTACCTTAGTTTAGGATTTAACATGAGTGTGGTGCCATGGGGTCGTCGGACGCGTTACCACTTGTAAGATTTCGGTTGTAGAGATGGTGCCTTATATAGCatgatattttacttaatttactcaCAATCCTTGTTTAtccttaatatataattgtaaataataaaatgtataaatatcataCCAATTGACTAGGCAAGCAAAGACTGACTTGTATTATCTTATGTATATGTTACTCATAAGTGTATTTActtcacaaataaaaatgtattattcaattgtttttttattcataaaactaCAACATATGTACCTAACCCAACGCCCGTGTGAGCCTGGCCTTAAAATCAAGCTGGATTTTCACATAGTCTTTTCCCTTTAAAACTACACAGCATTATGCCATAGGAGGCATGATATATTTTGGGTAATATACCTAATCTTTCATTCTTAAGTGCATGGCATTCCTTTGCATAATTAATTAAGCCCAAACTTTATCAATATGTATAGTAGATTTAAAActgtatttcttaaatgtagaatagttttgtttgattatttttaaacttgtatttGATTGTAGTTGCGTTTAACAAACATGAATATTCttatttgagtttatttattgattgatcCTAAAGGCTTCTTTAATAAATTCCTTAATAACTACCAAAATAtctgtaatttctaatataaataaataattttagacgacctccgtggtcgagtggtgtgtacaccggttttcatgggtacgccactccgaggtcccgggttcgattcccggccgagtcaatgtagattatcatttgttttctatgttgtcttgggtctgggtgtttgtggtaccgtcgttacttctgattttccataacacaagtgctttagctacttacattggaatcagagtaatgtatgtaatgtgtctcatatttatttatttatttattattatttataattgtaaggATATCAATCAAAGGTAAGTAGGTAGAAGGATGATAGCAAAGAAAATTATTCCCCTTTAACTTAGTAAGAAAAAAGAGCAGTCAGCTCTATtaataatcttggagctagagataTTCTTCAGGACACATTTAATAAAGTGGGTAAACTTACTTGCTTCACAATATGGTAACAGCAATATTATGCATATTCACAATATGCCTACAGCAGTATTGTGTATTCACAATCACATAGATGGATATTGAGTGATATTgctttaatctatactaatattataaactaaattaatttttgtctgCTAGTTTTCTTTTTGAGAGTGAAACaattaaactgaatttgataaaatttggtatgaagcaagcttgaacttaaACAATGCTGGCAGGCCATATAGGACTACATTTCATACCACCTGGCATAACACCTGGTGACCAGCTTCTAAAACACTAATAAGAACAACAGCTAGTAGTTCAATTAACATATCAAATCATCAATCAATTTTGACTAAGAaagatattatgaaaaaaaaaactgattacaGTAGTTAATTGGTTTATTTGATGAATCTgtttaaacataaaacattaaaagattCTGGGCTCTTGTTAATAAGGAAAAAATGCCTTACTTGCTTGGAATgcacaaaaaactaaaaaaatatgtaattcaatacttgaagtttttaattaagtagaTAGCTTCGTTATCAGCGCCACAGAGTATCCTTCCTCTGTCACAGTGCAGAGAATTGATGGCCTTGTGTAGAGTTGGCATTAATGAATTAACATTCAGCGCAGTTTTATCATCTAGTGGAACATATTCATCTAGGCCTTTTTTTGTCAATGTTTCCATATTCCAATCCCATATTTCTCCAGAAACAGAGCTTGTGAGCAGCTTATTAGGATTTTCGGGATGGAATTGCATCTCTGTAACACCAGCCGCATGAGCGTTTAGTAAAGATGTTGGGAATTGGTTCATACGGAGGTCCCACATAGCAAGGGCTCCCGATTCACTGCCAGCTAATATGATGTGAGGTTGAGTAGGATGTCGAGTTATACATGTCGCTGCCAATTCATCTCCGGCTAACAAAAATGCTGCCACTGGCTTGTCATTTGGTGATCTTAAATCCCATATTTTCATGTGACCTCTGATGTTACCTGTTATTAcctagtaataaaaaatttggaaatgattttatttactttaaacttatCTGTTGTAATAACATCTAATACATTAAATGGAGAtatattattgtgaaatatttgttacctcattaAGTTTTATGAAACAAACTGCATGCAAGGAGCAGCTATCTGCTCCTTTAATACTTCTTGATATATCTCCTCTTCTGCtattcaaaatgtttatatttccaTCTTCACCTATGCTCGCTATGTCTCCTTCTAAGGTATCCAATGTTGTACAAGAACATTTCTCTGAGctaaaaaaagttaatgtttatagaatatataagcatgttttaaatttaacaaaggcGTCATTTGAAATAgcaataagttatttatatgtttatatacccAAAATTGTGTAGTTTTTTCCAAGTATGCACTTCTCTTAAAGGAGTCTGTCTATCATAGGCGCTTACTTCTAATACGCGAACGTCTCCGCTCGAAATAGAAACAGCTATTGAGTTCTTGTCTAGGAACTTTATATTAGTAACATCCCCGTCAACCTTGTATTCAGATAATTGTCTTGGATATTCAACGTCTTCGTCTTCATTAAGAGACTCAAAACTCCAAACTTTTATAGAATTTTCTTCATCATCCCAACTTCCGGTAAAAAAGTGTTTCGTTTCAACATAATCTTCGGGTATccatcttattttattaattttttgagaGACGAAAGTACCCTGCACATCTAACGGCATTGtaatgataaatgaagaactacaatgatattattgaataatacgaAAATCCGTTAAAATATGAAGTTTTAGGTTAGCGTAATCGTCACTGTCAAtgtcaataacaaaaatataaaaagttccAATATACGcttcaatacaaaataaacgtgaataaattattacattccatgtatacataatattatggtTTTATGACTAAAATAAAAGTTGGTTGAtgaaatgagttttttttaatttttatttaatataatttttgagaTTAATAGATCGTTCTCTCTTCAATAttcacatattttttctttatatcttcacatttattggattttaatttaaaatgtcaaagtCATTTAATTCTGTTCAGTTTGGTTTTGTTATCTTGAGTTGTgattatattgatattgtatTGATAAGTACTAAAAATATAGATTCGCTACCGCTGCTATAAGCATTTTACATAGTATCTTAACAAAGCCTTAAGTcataaaggaaataaataaatgaattaggTAATTCATAATTGATTagcattttttaaaagtttatatgatattaaagtctttgtaattattttcttaagtttttaagtTTCAACTAGTACCATGGTTCGTAATGGAATTCTATCGCCAGCAGAATcaggaaaatttataaatactcgaGCACAACATGTTCGCATTCATGAGGACGGTTTAGAAAAACTTTGTAAAGAGgtacgtaaaatatttaaaaaaaaagagtgtTTAAGAAACTATTACTTCTCTCTCTTATGtatgaattatgtatttttacagATGTTCTCAtctttaaaagataataaactGCAGATACCAGATGCAGGAGCAGACACAATTCATCCCAATAAAGATCATCCTCACGCAGTTGACTGGATATTTGTTACGGATTCTCTGAATTTCTGTTTCTGGTCACAGAGTAAAGAAACACAATGGACAGTTAATGGATATACTGGTTACTTTGCTTTAGAAGCTGCATTACACAGAGCTTTAAAGGTACTATTACTGTttcagttatttattaaattgggTTACCAGCTCAAAATAATTTAGCTATAATTCaaatgcttataatataattgggtAGGGAATTGAAAGTATTTACTGATATCTCATAGTGATAAGGTTAAGTGTCACTTAtactttattcttatatttatctCTAGCAttctttaatatgtattaatcaCTATCAGTACAggcagataaaatatttactgaaacctctaaaatatatttataattaaggtgtaataaaataaatataataagtacttgaccattgaaattatattattaaaagattacctttttattaaaacaatacatattattagcAGAAACACAGAAtagcatgcaggtttccttactacattatttaaattgatactcAAATGAATTTTCTTTACGTATTAAAATTAcctaatatgtaaaattttaggAAGGATATGACATCACAAACCCTGAGTATTATTCAAAGATAACAGAAGAACAACTATCACACATTTTAAGGGGAGACACCAGTGCCAAAATACCATTATTCAATGAACGAATATCTGTTCTACATGAGGTTGGaagtatattgataaataaatatgaaggaACGTTTTTGAACTGTGTGAAAGAGGCTGATAAATCAGCATCAAAGTTGTTAGAGATTGTAGTGAATAACTTTCCATGTTTTCGTGATGAAGCCATATACAAGGATCAAGGAGTTTCCTTCTACAAAAGGGCCCAAATACTGGTAGCAGATTTGTGGAATTTCTTTGATGGCACTCAATGGGGAGAGTTCAGAGATATCGATAAAATGACAATGTTTGCTGACTACAGAGTGCCACAAGTTCTGGTTTATTTTGGAGTTATGAGTTACAGTGATGAGCTGATGGAGAAATTACAGAAAGGTaacatttaagaatatttattaataaagattttataattaacagcTATGTATGTATGGTCTATGCCCCAAGTCCAGGCAAATGGGTGAGGCAAATgttcactttttttttgttggcaGCTGTTGGCAGACTGGCAAACTAGGTGATGGCAATTGGTCACCACTGTCCATAGACATTGAAAACAAAGGATATTTCCTTACACTACCAATCGTTTAATAACCAcaacactggctcagtcacacttcaaactggaaaaattaataaaaaaaattaaagaaaaggaTTGTtgttttgtggtagaatatataatgagttgGTATTTACATGggcttttataatatataattatatctttgataatttataaaatataattatcggTCATCTTTATGAATTTTTCAGATTATAATCTTCCAAGTGGATCAGAAGAAGAAATAGAAATACGAGGGTGTTCAATACATGCCGTTGAATTACTCAAACAGAAATTACAGGAATTGATTAAAAGGACTGGTCTTAACATTGAAGTTCCTAATTCAAGCCTCATAGATTATTATCTGTGGTGCTATAGACGGAAACATGCTAAAGAAATGGAAGCAATTCCATATCACAAAACATTAGGgatattctattaattatttattatctatgattaattatattgttgacatttatatatttgttactaaGTACAATTATATTCTATTGAATATGTAAGAAagtatgaattttattaaaaaatagtattaataaattataatcagtatttttgtaaataaaacaacttatAATTACTGtttgagtttttatttcaataattggcCTTTTTTCTACATCACAAAACATAATGGTATGTCTCAAGTTTTAAAcgaacataataaattttatgtatttattttaaattacccaATCatcatttttactattttatagtcattttcataaaagaaatatttattatgtgtgGTTTTTAGCTTAGTGATATTTATTGCACGTCTTAAGTAACTAAATACCAAGTTAAACATATGGTTACACACAACCTCGAGAAATAACCTACCTACCCActagtaatgatttttttatttacaacttatataaatataaattatattttaatttggaaatataaattatattatactttggCTTTAGCTATAAATGATTACAAAATGGCACTAAGTATTTACACCATAACCTAATGGATATGAATTTATCATCTACTGTgaccatttattatttaattattataatttatattatgctctacaatttaatttaattacaaccaCACCATAAATTGATTACcgccaaaatatataatatagaattcttaaagatatttatttatatctttttatctGTGCAAAATGGCACAAGTCCGATtcttttctgtttataatttttttttttttaaatttcactaCGAAAATTTTGCGGTCTGCACTTTGTATGTTTTGGCTCCAAAAACTGTACTCACACATTTTGTCGTCatatttcgtatatttttcaTCGAACTACTAACTACATAACTAATTtacaaaatagtaaataagCCGTAGTCATAACGGAAGTTGTGAactgtattataaatagtaaattatcTTAGGTAATGGAAATCAGAAAAGTATATTTACTTATAGAATTCAGTTCTCCATTAACGAAGTAGTaagtaattaatacaataatgaatgattaatattttcgaGACGGCTTTCAAGAAGATTCATATGCATAACACAACTTATTTGTTACTAAATCTTTCTTTCAGACTTTCGAAAAAGGCTAGCTTTGTCTTTATTGTCCCAGGTTCGGGCACTGGACTTCCAGGTCTGCTCGATTCCCTCGTTATATCTTCTGTTCCTTCTGGTATTTCTTTAGCTCCACCGGGAACTTTAAGGGGGGTGGCCATAGACAATTTAAGTTCTTCCCTGAATTCCTTGGATATACTTCTTGCGGTGAGGCTGTGCATATAAGTCAGTTTGGAAGCAGGTTTTGCGTCTGGACTGAGGATGTTCTCTTTGCTTTTCTGTCGTTTCAGGAGAGGTTGTGGCGTCTGaaagtattatgtattatttcaaaacttgttttattattattattacattttatgataatatataaaaaataaacaaaaataccatatataaataatgaaaggtATTTGCAATCACATAAATTCCAAATATATTGATGGTTTAATACtgtcatgtattttattttaagtataaaactttatatataggCGTTGTTGTTCTAAAAAGAAATGATTCatttttacgataaaaatgttttgataattATACACTGACCTTGACAGGTTCGCTGAGGCTCTCCATGCTTACAAATTTTCTCGCTAGTTCCTTTACACTTGGTAGATGAGCTAACTCGTCTAAATCGTTCGCAACTTGCTCCGTTTCCTCCTTTAAACTGTCGATTGTCACCGCTTCGTCTCCGGCATCGCTGTCTTCAATGGATATCTCAGTAGTTTCTCCTGCAGTATTCTTATCAGGTATATCGATGTTGTCATTTTTGTCAGTCGTTGCGTATCTCGCTGATATCTTATCTTCTGGTTTACATTTCACAATCTCACCAGTTTgtacgttatatattttaattgaatcttCAACACTGCTCGAACTTAATGAATTTTCTATGCTTGATGGCGATTTCTCATTTTCATGCATTTCTTTACCAGTTGTTAGTGTAAATGGTTTTTTATCGGAATTGTAAGCGCATTGTAAAATTTCTTCGAATTTTTTGTCTGTGTCTTCATCCGTATAGCCGGGCTTGTTTGCAAATAGTGTATGTTCGTTAGCATCttcatattctattattatttcatttttatattcaatcggCATCGTTGTTATTGATACTTGTTCGTTATCTTTAGTAAACTTCGTGTACTGCTGGTTGGTAGCAATTGTGTTGAACTGTTGTATTAATAGTCCCTGAAAGTTTAATCGACATGATAGTAtctaataaatgattttatctacgcgataaatattttaattatttgagatCGCTTTTAAGATATAAAGATTATTCAGTATTGTAGTTAGGGGTtgttatttcattgaataaatcttaaaaataataagaatacatttaaaatgtattttaatatttgttaaaaccaATGAAATCATTGCAAATGaaacgttaattttaaatataagtataatatttgcgATGATCTAAACTGCGATACTGAATTCATTATCTGAATCTTGGAGATAATTTTGGGAAATTGTCAAATAAGATAAATAGTTAGTGGGTTAATTAAAAAACGTGCGGGTGCTGATTATTTTCCTTAAGAAAATGGTGATTGTTgcgttgttataaatattttagtcgaAGCGTGAgtgctgttgttgttaaaagaaaaattaagacaCGTCTTGTTAGTTCGATGGAAAGCTTTGAGTTGTTAGTCAAGATTTTGCTCCAAAAACTTACAACACTCACCACTAACTTCTTGGAGGATTACTGTTGTTATAGAactgaaaactttttaaaagaaCACAAATCTATGAGTGCAGTTCTATTCGTTATACCGTTAAAAGTGCAGAGTGCTGTTAGtcagtcaaatttaaaattaacatcatGCCAACTTTAACACTCGCAGGCATTTTAGTACAAGTCGGAAATATTACAGCAGAGGCTGCAAGTAATGCTTTCACCATATTCGTTTAAAGGCTATGGTTATGAGACATGAATGAATTCATAAGAATAGATAATGTTCGACGGGTCAGCTATGTAGGTACCGTACATAGTTAACGGAGATTCTTTCTGATTTTCGGTATCTTATTTATCAGTGATTGTTATGGGGGTGTATTAATCGGAACTTTTCGATCACCACAGATCTCTACGAAAGCCTTCGCTCAACCTTACGCTTCCACCGAAAGTGAAATTGAGGCCAGGCCGACGCTTCGCGCGAAAGCACAGGTCGTCGCTTCTCAGCGTGCTACTCCGCCTAATGTCTGCGTACTTTTCGAAAAGGTTCTCCATGATCTCGGGTGTTTTCGGTATTTTAAGTCTAACAACGTCCCCGTCGCCGTCGTCGGTGCCGGGACCGGCGCCGGGGCCGGCGTCCGGGCCGGCGTCGGCGCCGTCCGAATCAGAGTCGGGGCGGTCGCGTCTGTCGGTTTCGAATATGGGGTTGATAGCGAAGTTGGGGCTCGCGTGACGGGGGCTGAGGACGGCGCGGGCGACGCTGTGGCGGAGCGCCGCGGCCTCGAGGTCGCTCAACGAGCTGCTGGCACTTACTGGCGAGGAGAAATCTCTATCGAAATTCTCTAAGCTGGTCGATTTGTTTATCGAGCTCGAGAGGGAGCTGGCGCCGTTGGAGGATCCCCTTTTGCGCTCGCCGGACGACGATCTGGCCTCTTTGATATAGTAATCCCGCCCGTATCTACAATGTTTGcgaaatttacaataatatatttatatttacatagttaGAATCTTACATCTAGTCATTTCTACATTTacgattaataaaatcattacattaaatataatatacatttgttaTATATGAAAGGTACCGACCTCTTAATTTGAGGAACTTCATCTGAGAGCACGTCTTTTAAAACCTTAGGCGATGGGCTCATCGACCTCCTTTCATTCATACTATCGTCTGTACTCATGCTTAAATTTAACTGCCGCTTatccattttattttgaatatatt from Vanessa cardui chromosome 1, ilVanCard2.1, whole genome shotgun sequence encodes the following:
- the LOC124540209 gene encoding queuosine salvage protein — protein: MVRNGILSPAESGKFINTRAQHVRIHEDGLEKLCKEMFSSLKDNKLQIPDAGADTIHPNKDHPHAVDWIFVTDSLNFCFWSQSKETQWTVNGYTGYFALEAALHRALKEGYDITNPEYYSKITEEQLSHILRGDTSAKIPLFNERISVLHEVGSILINKYEGTFLNCVKEADKSASKLLEIVVNNFPCFRDEAIYKDQGVSFYKRAQILVADLWNFFDGTQWGEFRDIDKMTMFADYRVPQVLVYFGVMSYSDELMEKLQKDYNLPSGSEEEIEIRGCSIHAVELLKQKLQELIKRTGLNIEVPNSSLIDYYLWCYRRKHAKEMEAIPYHKTLGIFY
- the LOC124544444 gene encoding nucleoporin Nup43; protein product: MPLDVQGTFVSQKINKIRWIPEDYVETKHFFTGSWDDEENSIKVWSFESLNEDEDVEYPRQLSEYKVDGDVTNIKFLDKNSIAVSISSGDVRVLEVSAYDRQTPLREVHTWKKLHNFGSEKCSCTTLDTLEGDIASIGEDGNINILNSRRGDISRSIKGADSCSLHAVCFIKLNEVITGNIRGHMKIWDLRSPNDKPVAAFLLAGDELAATCITRHPTQPHIILAGSESGALAMWDLRMNQFPTSLLNAHAAGVTEMQFHPENPNKLLTSSVSGEIWDWNMETLTKKGLDEYVPLDDKTALNVNSLMPTLHKAINSLHCDRGRILCGADNEAIYLIKNFKY